The genomic interval AAAATCGGTACTAGAGGCTCAAATACACATCTCTGACCATCACTTCAAAACGGAGCTGCAGTAGACAACTACCACCCAGGAGGAGCCCTCCTAGAATTCTGTCTGCTTCAAGTGCCCAGAAATGGACCTGTAATGCCctacatgttttatttgtactgGTCCACTAGGTAGGTTCCTTTCTACCCCTAGCCTGGTCCTTCCATGCCGAGTTCAGTTGGTTTTGACCCTCAAGatatacacagctctgccacattGGTGGTGGACGTAGGCAGTGGTGGACGTAGCTAATGACGGGTCAGTGTCGCACCCAACTCCAACTTCCCCCATGACCCCAACCACAATATGACACAGAAGCCCAGAGGGAAAGATGAATTGACAGAACTTCCTTTAAAGCCTTGGGTGGAGGGCCCCATCATGCTGTTTGACACTTTGCCCCTCCCAATACCCACCCCTGCTTACAgatcttgtccctcccccagcctgtgattggacaagaGATACAGCACCCTGATAAACTCATCTCCCTGTCACTCCACTCCTCTGAACATGCTCCTTGTTAGCATGAGCACTCCAGCATGCTTGGTTAGCTTTGTGAGCTACATCATCCTCTCCCATTCTAAGCTCTTCTCTACAGGGCCTGCAAGAGGCTGATTCAGAGTCAAATATGGGGACCGACCTATTTAAAAAACTaagaatgtattattaaaatggtaattgcataaatgtgtttttttacctacCTGGCGTTCAGTTTTAAGATGCCGCCATAACGTCGGAGTCTTTTTGATCTCGATTATCCTTCAGCAATAGAACTGTGTGGTCTACCAGGATGTATTCCACcttattgaaatgaaacacatTTCCAGCAATGAAGAAACGGctacaaatcatacattttttaagcGCCTTGGTTTATTTTTGTTCCGGCAATGCCAGCCGATAAGATATTTTGCACATGTGGAGTAATACCTATTGTGTAACCCTAATGTGATTTTATCTTATCATAGACAGGATGACATATCTGTGTTATCGTACAAAAATAAACGCTCGTACTTTACCACACACACACCTCGCCGCGTCTCCGAGacgtatacacatatatatatatataccacacaCTCTCACATCCTCTTATCGCAGCTCCTTGTGTGAGAGAATTTGTGAATGGAATGCAGAATGATTCAGAACCGAAAAAACAAGCCTGGAAACGTTCCGATCGCTCACAGAGGAAATGCTTATTGTGAGGGAATCTCGGTTCTAGCCGGCAAGAAGAATATTCACATATGTCTCATAGAGGCCTGGTACAGATAGGGTTGATCCCAAAATTTGAATGATGTAAGATTCGGAGCATATTTTAGGAATTTAGAAGTCATGGGCCGAAATGGAAAGTTCTGTGTTATTTTTGGCAGTTTGGATTCCCAAAAGGGACCAAAGGCGGCCCCAAAGTCTGCTTCTGTGGATGCCTTGGTGCCCTTAGCCTGAAGCAGTGTTTTTTGACCATTACAACATAGGTGAACCCTccaaaaaactttcaggtcttcagggaacttcttCTATATCTCCTATATctacatctcacagtacattagtgtgatggtcagtgggaagaattcctcttacattgctggccgttgagaagaatgtcacccctatagatagccaaaaagattattggtgtcacctaaactgacatgataggtgcaaattgctcattgctcaaggaacccatagtaacctctggagaaacccttaGGTTCTACGGAACTCTGATTGAAAAATGCTGGCTTAAAGTGACCCTATTAGCACCAAGACTGGGATGGTGGAGGTTGGAAGAGGGGAAggcaatttttctttttggatttttccCCAACAAGGTGAAAAGCAGTGAGGGATAGGGGATTGGGTGAAGAGGGACTTATAGGGGGGAGTCTATGTGGTTTTGGTAATGGGCGAGGAAGGGtacttatgtgtgtgtgtgggggggacgGGCGGTATTTTTGCTGAGGGGTGAGCAGAATGTATGCTGGATGTAGGATTTTTGCGTGGGTAGATgagggaaaaaagttttttgaggTTGATATTAGGATCCCAAATACTTCTGGAAGAAAAGGAATCATGTTGTAGTGGAGAAGTGGATAAGGTAAAGACCGATAAGCTCATCTCTTTGCCAGTTTGCTTTTCCCTTTCTATCAGGATATCTCGTGTTGGCACATGAACACTACAGCAAAACTGATTTCCCCCTGTGCTGCTTATTTGTTTCACAGTGTGAGATCTACCATACTGGACCTGCAGGAGACCGATAACAAATCAAATTCACCTACTAAGGGCCGGGTCACACTTGCTGCTTGATTGGTCCCTTTTGtggctccccatggctggcaccttgctatcGGGTCAAAGACTTGCACGGCTCAAAAACAACCAGTGTCTGGACATTTaccagctggtggcagtgagtggtctcaatgcagcccctattcattcccctATATGTAGAATCCCCCCATGTGGCAGCTTTTACTGGTATAAGAAAATGGGAAATGCACCGTCAGTGTAAATTAGCCCTTACAATGTCTGTATTTCAAATGCACCTAATGATGTGAATATATACAGCATTACaatgatttgtacattttcaaaCTGCCTGGAATTTAGCATTAAAGAGAATTGAAGCAACGTTTGGCATTTACATGGTAAATCCTGTATTGGATCCTAGTGATTGGATTAAGGtctacttaaaaaaattattattattattattattattattattattattattaataaaaaggatttatatagcgccaacatattacgcagcgctgtacattaaattaaaaaaaaaatgaaacaaatattgtGTGTGAACCTCTATATGTTTGTTCTGGACATACTCAGTGCACTGTACTACTGGAAGGATTGTCTTTAAAATAGAGACACGAGCAGaagaaggtaaaatattatttttttttctatctggcCCCTTGACACATAATTAGGCCCTTGGCCAACCTTTACCTAATGTGCTGCATGAGCCTGAAATGGCCATTGTTCTTTATGATCAGATCTCTGATGAATGTACTTACTACAAAAGTATGGACAGACGAAACCTCCAAGCACTGTCTAGCCTGGTACTTAATGCGGACCTTTCAGTAACTCTACAAGTCTGAATGAATTCCTTGCATGTCACAGTATACAGCAACAGTAGCATTAAATAATCCACCTTTTATCAATGAAATGTAATCCTTGAGTTCCAGTCTAGTGTtttttgtctaggctgagatgatgtcattggTCTTCTGCTGGCAGGAAGAAATGTGTCCTCAGTCATTTCTGCCCAGTCATCAGACAAGTCACAAGGTTAGAAACTTCAGCAGGggcaaattttacatttgcaaGTGCAGGGAAGAAGTGGGCGACACCTGGATTTACCTGATTGTATCATCTGAGCCCTatcacgtccaatggttctcggggccgatatcggacagGAATCTGGTGTATGTACAGTGCCCATCATCCATCGTcgaaacgaccgtcctggtggatccaaggacgatggacgacgaatgatcttaatggaagcaaagggggagagcagggtgccgctccattgttctccacctcccctcttcatagagcagaatggcgctgtatgtacagcactccttcaagCATCgcgcagtccttagtcgctggatcgtgaaagatcctttccaacgacaattatcggacatgtgtacccagccttagacttGGAAAAATATGATGATCCAAGATAATGCCTACACTGGGATGGTGCCCATCCAAGCTACACATAGGCTGGGTACatacatgcaatttttgtcgttgatctttcacgatcctttcctacgacaaaggactgaacgatgcatgaagcTCTATGGAGAAGAAAGGGGGGAGAATGactccgctgcgctctctcctcttcacttacATTACAAACGTTCGGAGTccagtggatccgccaggacggtcttcagacgacgagcgctgtacacatgccagatcctcgtccaatatcagcccagagccaattatcggatgagagtcatctgacgtgtgtatgtaaccaTACACATGgttactggagaagataaactataattgaagaacttgggtgatccagcaaacaatagcaaatgattgttaataaatccattccagatatgtggattacccaagttcatccattaatattattattattattattaataaacaggatttatttagcgccaacatattacgcagcgctgttaataataaacagtttttttttatatagcgcaaatataatatgcagctctgcacattaaatagaggttgcctataacagacagacagagacacagggcctgatttagtcaagctctccaaggctggagaggatacagtttcagcagtgaggctgggtgatgcagcaaacctggaatggatcttgtcttggcttcaaaacatttgccagcaaatagtaAACgtctttgaaggaatccattccaggtttgctggatcacctagctttaccgatcaaagtgtatcctctccaaccttggagagctttaataggccCACAGAAGGAGAGGCCcttggccagaagagcttacaatctaagagttgggaagcagcacacagtagggggatagtctatattctccagctttgtggagctttaataaatcaggcccattacttagcacacacaaacaaaagaacaacataactgcatctcttagattgtaagctcttcggggcagggtcctctcctcctcttgtgtcactgtctgtatctgtttgtcatttgcagcccttatttatgtacagcgctgcgtaatatgttggcactatataaattcctgtttatgattattattattaatattattattattattaatagtaaaaataataataataatcttcatgTGGCCCAAAAACCTACCAGCTTCATATGCCTGATGCCGAGCTAACAGACAACAAGCAAGCACCTTCAAAGCCATGCTAAAGACAGGTCACATGTGTCTCCTAAATAAAGAGGACAAGCTAACCCCCTGATCTTCATCTCCTTCTACTTGGCCTAAAACAGAGAAATCCTAATGGCATATCTTTCCTttaccacaataaaatatagGCAACCGGAGTGCTCCCATGATGTAAGGAGACCTTGTAAGTTACGCTCAGCCTGGGGTACAAATCTATAAAAGGTTGCGTGAGTACAATATATAGATCGAGCTCCAGCTTGCAAACCTGATGCAAAGCTGCATGAAAATGTATGAGGGTTTAAACTGTCTGTGACATGTCAAACATGACATAAGCATGTGTTATTGGATACTATAATCCTGCCTACAGCTGAGTATACACATGTGGGGCAGTCTGTGTATGTCTGAGAGATGTATGCAAGCTTTGATCTTTATGTCTGTCTgtgtctatctatccatctattatctatctatctatctatctatctatctatctatctatcagtttatttaatttatctaTCTCTCCATCTATATagcatttatttaatctaatttcCCCATGAGGAGAATTGTTATGCATTACAGAAGCCCCGCACAAAACTTTTTATCTACAGCTTACAATATATTGAAATGATCAGTAAGTtgtaggccaggggtgtcaaattcaaatacaacaGAGGGCCAAAAGTAAAAACCTAGACAAAGCttgaaatagagaaagaggcataagattttttatttaattttatttaagaaaaaatgtatctcttgtatgcctctttctctatttgtagccttcggAGTTACATTTCAATGGTAACcgttttgcacaggctaacaatactaataacaatattcttctatggaAATCCAAcgattcaagtccatgccttggattagcaaggaaaagtacagctgagggggagcgcTAGAAATGTCAGACGCGGCCattgcggggctaaatcttatgagtggcccgctgctggaaccccctctttattgaaatagcactgctactaaaattcccggcattacttgcatctataaaacagtccaatgcagggccatgtATAGGCAGAGATAGGCACACATAGTGATGCTGGTatttgtagtagcggcgctatttcaatgcagaggcgggccagctgcagttcatatttaggatttctttgagGGCCAACAAAAAAGggcgttgcgggccagattttgcCTGCGGGCTGGAGTTAAAACAGTGTGCACCCCTATACTGGCGTATGCTGAAGAAGTGACCTCCTATACTGtggccttgatttaataaagctctccaagtttggagaagatagactatcatgggagaacctgagtttTCAAGCAAACCGGTATCggacctggtccaggaataaaagtAATTGCCAACTTATAgtaaatgagtttgaagaaatccatttgatttttttctatcttctccagtcttggagatctttaataaatcaggctctgtcTAAAGAAAATGATGTCCTCACATTGGTAGTCACTGTAGGTGGGAGCTACAggtcaaggaacctctaacaaccccTGGATGAACCATAGAGTTCAAAGGGGCAATGGTTGACAAAGCCTGGTTTAAAACCTACCATCTGTCTATTCTATTCTCCATGACTTACAGATCAACTCTGCTATACATTGGGTCATGGTCAGGATACGCTATTGTATTTTTGAACCCCCCCCCCTAAATCCAGGACTGGTACCTTGTATTACCTCTTCTTCCACAAAAGATGTCCTCAATCTTCCATGGATTACTGGAAATACCATAGGGGGTAGTGGTTGTAGGATGGTGGTGGATCCACCAGGGGAGCCATTGAACCCAGGGTTTTATCATGCTGATAATAGACACCTGGTGCTTAGATGACTAAAATGTTATGGAGCAAAAGCTTTAAGTAAAAATTCCACAAGCTCAGGTCAATAAGTCTAATTACAAGTAACACATCCTAAAACcaatacaaatgtttatgtaaaaccaaaaacCTAAATGTTGTACACACTGTCATGCTGGTTGTGTCAGCCAAGGTCTGGATACAAAAGCTAACATACCAGCACACTGACATGGTGTGGTAATTACATTGTTCAACAAAGATAAGATATCCATTAGGAAAGCAGATGGTATGTGTTACAGGGCGGCCAAACTACGATCCTCAGAGGTGACTGGTACACCATTAAAACACTACACGTCAATTAGTGTATATGCTGTGGATAGGAAAACTATGGGAGTGGTTGagtagtttaaaaaaagacaacggGTAGGACTGACTCCATTTAATGCATGCAATTGATGTGTTGTCAGCCAgcgaaaaagcaaaaataaattatgatatactgtgttgtatgttacatagtccTGATTATTGTACTCTATATACtctgttgtatgttacatagtccTGATCGCTGTACTCTATATACtctgttgtatgttacatagtccTGATCAGCTACAGGGAAGTCCCAGGAACCTACAATACAGTTAGGGATTTGTATCATGGAAATTACCAACAAAATTTAGACCCCCCCACCTGCAATCCTGGGCAGTTAGCTGATGCAGTTTTGCCCAGGTCTGTGGCACATTTAACTCTGGGGGTGAGACagtgggggtgatttactaaaggaagagGGACAAGATGGGCACGTAGGTGCAAGACAAGGAAAGGGGTAAAGACAGGGACTAAATGACAAGATAGGCAGAAGGACAAGGCAGGGGCAGAGGACAAGGACATTGGGATTAATCAGGTACAAGATAAAGGAGAACGGCAGGGGCAGGGGTAAAAGACAAGGACTAAATGACAAGACAGAGGGGTAAGATGGGGCAAGGGGACAATTCAGGCATTGGACTTAAAAATAGAATCAAGGGGGCAAACAAAGGGCTGGATGACAACACATGGACTAAATAACAAAATAAGGGGGCAAGACAGGGACAGGGGCAGAAGACAGGTTCAAATCAAGTACTAGAGAACAAGATAAAGGTAAGGGGACAAGCAAAAGAGGACAAGACAGGGACAGGGGCAAAGATTGGAATTGAAAAAAATCAGAGAGGCAAAGGGGCAAAACAAATGCAGGGCTACAAGTCAGCAGTGCGAGACAGGGGCAAGCAAAGGGGCTGATGATAAGACAGGGGCTAATTTACAAGACAGAAGGTAAGGGGATAGAAAGGGGCAGAAGACATGGACATGGAGACAAGCAGGCACCAGTGTACAAGATAAAGGGGCATGACAGGGGCAGGGGTAAAAGGACTAAATGACAAGACAGAGGCAGAGGGGTACGATGGGGCAAGGGGACAATTCAGGTAGTGGACCTAAAGGTAGAGGCAACGGGGCAAGCAAAGGGCTGGATGACAACAGgggaacaaaataacaaaatgaaggGGAAAAATAGGATCAGGGGTACAAGACCGGAAAAGAGGCAAGGACAGGGACTAAATGACAAGGGGCAAGACGCGGGGAATGGGGACAAATCAGATCCCGGACATAAAGCTAGAGGCAAGAAAAGGGCTGGGTCCCAACAAAGAAACCAAATGTAAAGACAGAGGGAGAGGGGCAGAATACAAAATGACATGGGGACAAGTAAGGTATCAGTGTACAAGATAAAGGTGCACAACAGGGGCAGGGGTAAAAGACGGGGACTAAATGACAAGATAAAAGCAAAAGGGACATGGCTACTAATCCGGTACTGAAATAGCAGCCAGGGGCCAGTATCAGGCAGGATCCCATGCCAGTGACCGCTTCCCCCAGGACCAGTCCCCAGCAGTCAGTGACCGGTCCTGTGTACGGAGCCCCCCATAACCCGGCTGTGACCGAGGAATCACGTCACAGTGCGGCAGGCGGACACGTGGTGCGGGAGAccttataaatgtgtgtgtgcagCCCCGAGAGCCCGTCCTGTTATCTCTCCCAGGCTGAGCGGCGGTGCTGCTGTTCGGGGCGCTCTGCGATCCTCCTAACGGTGTGCACAGCGGCCAGAGACGGGAGCGGCCCCGGATCCCCGCACAGCTGTATGCAGCCCGCTCCGGGATCTCCAGCCCAAATCTCCCCCCGGCCAGCACCAGCCGATCCTCCCTCTGGAGGTGATCTGGACCCGACTCCTGGCAGCCCTGGACCTCCCAGCCCAGGAAGCTCTAGAAGAGTGTCACCCCTTCCCTCCGCTTGGATCCCCCCTGACCCGGCTGCGGGACCTCATCTAGAATCACTTGTGGGAAAACTTTGGAAAACTTTCTTGGAGTTattttttggaaactttttttgagcccatattttgtatatattttgtattctttgtgtATAGGAAGATGCACTATTATCTCCTGAGTGTGGTCCTCACCCTGGATCTGGCCGCGGTGGCTCTCAGCCTGTCTACCTGCAGCACCCTAGACATGGATCAATTCATGCGCAAGAGGATCGAGGCGATCCGGGGACAGATCCTCAGCAAACTCAAGCTGACCAGCCCACCGGAGGATTACCCGGAGCCCGAGGAGGTCTCCCAGGATGTCATCGCCATCTATAACAGTACCAGGGACCTGCTGCAGGAGAAGGCCAGCCAGAGAGCCCTGCTGTGCGAGAGGGAGAGGACTGATGAGGAGTATTATGCCAAGGAAGTTTACAAAATCGATTTCCTCCCCCCTCCTTTCCCCTCTGAAAGTAAGTGCCCCCACTCTGCCCCTGGACCTGAGCAATGGCCGAGTACGTGATTTACCTTCTACACTCTTAGCTGTCCTCCATGTGTGTCACCTGTCCATAGCCATTGTACATAGTGTGTCCTCCAAGACTTCTGTATGTGCCACAGGCTTCTGCCCACTTCGCCTGGCATGGGTGAGGATTCTGGGTGGCATATGTAGAACCTTGTGCATGGTGCTGCTATATCCTTGTCTACTGACCATAGATATATATGTAGCTGCCAATtgaatgttctttaaaaagttttaaggGTGCCATATGTAGAACTTTCTGCATGGAGGGCATGGTGGACCTATACCTTTGTCTACTGACCATAGATATATACGTAGCTGCAATGAAGTGACCCAATAGAAAGTTTTATGGGTGGCATTTGTAGAACCTTCTGCATGGTGGTGCTATATACCCTTGTCTACTGACCACAGATACATATAAAGCTGCCATGCTATTCTTCTGAAGTGTCAGCAGATGACCCAATAGAAGGTTCCTCTAACAGTTCTATGGGTGAATATGTAGAACCCTGTGCATGGAGTGGCATATGGAGTTGCATATGTAGAACCGTCTGCATGGAGGGCATGGTGCTCCTATATCCTTGTCTACTGACCATAGATACATTTGTAGCTGCAATGAAGTGTCAGCAGATGACCTAATAGAAGGTTCCTCTAACAGTTTTATGGGTGCTATATGTAGGACCTTCTGCATGGAGGGCATGGTGGTTCTATACCCCTGTCTACTGACCATAGATACATATATAGCTGCAGTGCTATTCTTCTGAAGTGTCAGCAGATGACCCAGTTGTATGTTCTCCCGTCATCTTTCTGGTTGGCATGGATGAAGAATCTGGGTGGCATATGCAGACCTTTCTGCATGGAGTGCGTATTGGTGCTATGCCTCTGCTGACAATAGCTATATATGTAGTTGCAGTGAAGTTTTTGTGAAGTGTCACAGTCTTTTAGTTTTAGATGACCCCATGAAAGTTCTTCCAGCAGTTCTTAGATTGGTATGGTTGAAGATACTATGTGGCATTTGTAGAACGTTCTGCAATGAATGAATGGTGCATGCTGGTGCTTTACCCCCTGGTATAGTTATATTAGTAGGTGCACTGCAACCTTAATCAACTTCTACAGAAGGTATTTAGAATTAGCACGTCTTCTAGTTCACGATACTCGTATAGAATGTTCCACATACTTCCAGAAGATGTCTAGTTGGCATTATAGGAAGTTCTGTGTGGCATATTTAGGATCTGTGTGCATAGTGGTGCTTTATATCTGGTCTACTGCCCATAGATAAATATGTAGCTGCAGAGGAATACTTGTGAAGTGTCAGCAGAATACTCAATAGAATGTTCTTCCAACAGTTTTCTGGTTGGCATGGTTGAAGATTCTTTGTGGGATATGTAGAACCTTCTGCAATGAGTGAATGGTGCATGTTGGTGCAGTGTTATGCCCCCAATCTACTGCCCATAATTAGATTTGTATTTAAACCAACTTTTGCAGAAGgtacttaatattattacatcTTCCAGGTCCAGATAATCATGTAGAATGTTCTACACACTTCCGGCAGATGCCTGGTAGCCATCATATTAGGTTCTGTGTGGAACTATAGGACAATGCTGTGTGCTCATGTTGGTTTCTACCCCTGGTTTACTGCCCCCCAATAGATTCCTAGGTGCAGGGCAAATCCTTACCAACTTCTACAGCAGGTTCCTCACATCTAATAGTTCATGACAAATGTGTAGAAGGTTCTACCCGTGTCCTCCCAGCTCTATTATAGTTTGTGTTCCAAAAATGTTATGTTGAGACCTTCATAGATTGTTCCACGTTGGGATCAGTGATGTTATATGTGTGCatatagttttttatattctAGCTTTTTAGATTTGCAGCTAATTATTTGGTCTCCTATGTATGTCTAATGTGCATTCAGAGAATTCTGACCAGGTTGTTTCTATCTTCAAAGTTTATGTGACTTTCCAAATTCACTATCACAGTTGTAGATACCGCACACTAAAGCAATATCTTTTCATATATTAGGggtagataacttttttttagggtTATGTTATTTTGTGTCTTAGAATCTGCCTTTTGCATATTCAGAACAATCTACATGGGAATCATTGATGTATCTTGCTCCTCTGCAGGATTTGCCTGGCTACAGAAGATTTATAGGCTTTAACGGCCAGAACTTTATCTGCGTCTTCACATCTGTGTCAGATGTTTATTTGGCATGCCACTGCTGATGTTGTATGCACTGTTTACATTTCTGTACGCTGCCCTGTTCAGATATTTGAGATGCTCTGTGTTGAAATGAATGGTTTCATGTATATGTAGATGATTTGCCCTCTATTTTCCATCCTGCAGTATTGCCTTCGATATCCATGTCGGTTAAATGAGTGCAATTTCCAAATGTTGTATACAGctgtttgcatttcttttatgTATCTGTAGACCTCAAAGCTACATCCACCTTTTAGATTTAAGGAACTAATGCATTTGAATTTTCTTTGTGATCCCTACCTTCCACCATCACCCTCTTCCTTGGAAGTAATCTTATTTTATTGTAGGTTGGAGTAGcttattttgtatttcagaagGTCCTATATTTGGTATACATGGCCGCCCACAGATGTGTGTGTAGGTGGTATGTAGTTTTCACACTGCTATGTGTCAAATTcctttttagaatattatttccactttgtttttttatcttagaaCCATTTGTTTGTCTTCCCATTCGGTAGCTCCTGGCCATATTCAAGAAGATTTATGATGCTGTATCTCCTTAATGTGTTTCTAACATAATCTCACTCTATGAGCATTggttattattttgcatttttaggcTCACATCCCTTTCAGTCGCAGAGCTGAGCTTGGATTtgcttctgtctctctctctgccACAATTCTACCAGGGTTTAGGAAGGGTTACCAGCTCATTCCGTGGTCAGGTGCTCCAGGACCTCGGTGGTTTACGTGGGATGGGATTGTGGGGAGCAGCGGGGAAGCGCTGGTGACAAGCAGAGGAGTCTGCAGAAGCTGATGGCCAATGAAAGATTTCAGCTtggagaaaaggagagagggggaaaaattaagcaaaatactGAATGTGAACTGCACTCTGGAAGTTGATTGTCAGCCAAAAGAAATTTTGCTATGCACTGCTGGCAGTCCTGTAGGTGACAGTTAACTCTTTGCTGGTGCAGTTAAACACTtcttaaaagaacaaaacacaaagtaaagAAAGGTGCAAGTGCTCTCCAATCAGATCCcaactttctttttgtttctgtagcAAGTCTGAAAATAGAGCAAGGAATCTGATTGGTTCCCAGACCTCCATGGACATTAGGAATATCCCAGCCAATGGGACAATCTAGGCTTTTGGGGAAAATGAAGGATGCTGATTTATGTTTTGGGGAAACGTCTACTTTAAGTCCTAGAATTGGTA from Pyxicephalus adspersus chromosome 4, UCB_Pads_2.0, whole genome shotgun sequence carries:
- the TGFB2 gene encoding transforming growth factor beta-2 proprotein, coding for MHYYLLSVVLTLDLAAVALSLSTCSTLDMDQFMRKRIEAIRGQILSKLKLTSPPEDYPEPEEVSQDVIAIYNSTRDLLQEKASQRALLCERERTDEEYYAKEVYKIDFLPPPFPSERICMKQEKAGKHRHYQEVLDPPGSHLKKAGNWLYQKAMKATAGICSQL